In the genome of Mucisphaera calidilacus, one region contains:
- a CDS encoding FkbM family methyltransferase: protein MKPIRRLKQFIKNNTPTWVYYQSRRLYRALSPELRREDQREQQFMATLVKPGDLVFDIGCHLGRKAQAFRACGTTVVGIEPEPLCQRMIRYAFRNDPDFTLVPAALADKPGTMTLHVSTNLSMTSLRNDWASTARTVDVDVTTLDLLIERFGRPDYCKIDVEGFETTVLSGLTQPVPLISFEFAQRETQRAIDCLDMLSRLAELRINVTPMDETDFHFPQHLTRDDFVNFITNDWNLGSRGDIYVWSTPEA, encoded by the coding sequence ATGAAACCCATCCGCCGCCTCAAGCAGTTCATCAAGAACAACACGCCCACCTGGGTCTACTACCAGTCCAGGCGACTCTACCGCGCCCTCTCGCCCGAACTACGACGCGAAGACCAACGCGAACAGCAGTTCATGGCAACCCTCGTCAAGCCAGGCGACCTCGTCTTCGACATCGGCTGTCACCTCGGCCGAAAAGCACAGGCCTTCCGCGCCTGCGGCACCACCGTCGTCGGCATCGAACCCGAACCCCTCTGCCAACGCATGATCCGCTACGCCTTCCGCAACGACCCCGACTTCACCCTCGTCCCCGCCGCCCTCGCCGACAAACCCGGAACCATGACCCTCCACGTCTCTACCAACCTCTCCATGACCAGCCTACGCAACGACTGGGCCAGCACCGCACGAACCGTCGACGTCGACGTCACCACACTCGACCTCCTCATCGAACGCTTCGGCAGACCCGACTACTGCAAGATCGACGTCGAGGGATTCGAGACCACCGTCCTCTCCGGACTCACCCAGCCCGTCCCCCTCATCTCCTTCGAGTTCGCCCAACGCGAAACCCAACGCGCCATCGACTGCCTCGACATGCTCAGCCGACTCGCCGAGCTGCGCATCAACGTCACCCCCATGGACGAAACCGACTTCCACTTCCCCCAACACCTCACCCGCGACGACTTCGTCAACTTCATCACCAACGACTGGAACCTCGGGTCGCGAGGCGATATCTACGTCTGGTCCACACCCGAAGCCTGA
- a CDS encoding uroporphyrinogen decarboxylase family protein: MTMTGRERVLRTLEFDSPDRVPRDLWRLPICDLVHGKANIDALLNKYPIDFDGPDFTNHKLQALTQGDPYAVGQYTDEWGCVFENLKAGIIGEVKNPPLTDWSRLEDLRPPVESYDIDVEAINASCAAKDKFLWAHACPRPFERCQFLRGAEELYMDLAEQPDELLQLLDTIHTHDCKELDAWARTDVDYLRFIDDWGSQHSLLINPDTWRKLFKPMYAEYARIAHDAGKKIFMHSDGHIFDIYEDLIEIGIDAINSQLFCMDIEEIGNHFKGRITFWGEIDRQHILPNGTPDDCRNAVQRVADALWSPQGGVIAQFEAAEAPLENYDAVYDQWSRVGQVASSRPS; the protein is encoded by the coding sequence ATGACCATGACCGGCCGCGAACGTGTCCTCCGCACCCTTGAGTTCGACAGCCCCGACCGCGTCCCACGCGACCTCTGGCGGCTCCCCATCTGCGATCTCGTCCACGGCAAAGCCAACATCGACGCCCTCCTCAACAAGTACCCCATCGATTTCGACGGACCCGACTTCACCAACCACAAACTCCAGGCCCTCACCCAAGGCGACCCCTACGCTGTCGGCCAGTACACCGACGAGTGGGGCTGCGTCTTCGAGAACCTCAAAGCCGGGATCATCGGCGAAGTCAAGAACCCGCCCCTCACCGACTGGTCCCGACTCGAAGACCTTCGCCCGCCCGTCGAGTCCTACGACATCGACGTCGAAGCCATCAACGCCTCCTGCGCCGCCAAAGACAAGTTCCTCTGGGCCCACGCCTGCCCCCGACCCTTCGAACGCTGCCAGTTCCTCCGCGGCGCCGAAGAACTCTACATGGACCTCGCCGAACAACCCGACGAGCTGCTCCAGCTCCTCGACACCATCCACACCCACGACTGCAAGGAACTCGACGCCTGGGCCAGAACCGACGTCGACTACCTCCGCTTCATCGACGACTGGGGCTCCCAGCATTCCCTGCTCATCAACCCCGACACCTGGCGCAAGCTCTTCAAACCCATGTACGCCGAGTACGCCCGCATCGCCCACGACGCCGGCAAGAAGATCTTCATGCACTCCGACGGCCACATCTTCGACATCTACGAAGACCTCATCGAGATCGGCATCGACGCCATCAACTCCCAGCTCTTCTGCATGGACATCGAGGAGATCGGCAATCACTTCAAAGGCCGCATCACCTTCTGGGGCGAGATCGACCGCCAGCACATCCTCCCCAACGGCACGCCCGACGACTGCCGCAACGCCGTCCAACGCGTCGCCGACGCCCTCTGGTCACCCCAAGGCGGCGTCATCGCGCAGTTCGAAGCCGCCGAAGCACCCCTCGAAAACTACGACGCCGTCTACGACCAGTGGTCCCGGGTCGGTCAGGTCGCAAGCTCAAGACCCTCGTGA
- the rplU gene encoding 50S ribosomal protein L21: protein MYAVIEDSGTQIKVAEGDTIRIDPRELPEDAKSLTFDRVVFMGEGVTAKVGAPYVEGASVEAEILEEGRAEKIEVVKFKRRKTYRRRRGHRQPYVEVKITKIAG, encoded by the coding sequence ATGTACGCCGTGATCGAAGACAGCGGAACCCAGATCAAGGTCGCCGAGGGCGACACGATTCGCATCGACCCGCGCGAGTTGCCCGAGGACGCGAAGTCCCTGACGTTCGACCGCGTGGTGTTCATGGGCGAGGGCGTGACCGCGAAGGTCGGTGCCCCGTACGTGGAAGGCGCTTCGGTCGAGGCGGAGATCCTGGAAGAGGGTCGGGCCGAGAAGATTGAAGTGGTGAAGTTCAAGCGTCGCAAGACCTACCGCCGTCGTCGCGGCCACCGCCAGCCCTACGTTGAGGTCAAGATCACGAAGATCGCGGGCTGA
- a CDS encoding DUF1425 domain-containing protein has protein sequence MSRYGRSGLGMMALAAGLGLSMLAGCQTDPGIKAGWVAGEETSQVIASEKDLRGKLRTGKYIVKPSTADKPMEVTVPVRLVEGKKAIAIQYRYQFFLSDGTPVKHDSAWRTAELEPDVQEFLRGSATDYFASDWNLEIRSDRSQ, from the coding sequence ATGAGCAGGTATGGAAGAAGCGGACTTGGGATGATGGCCCTCGCGGCCGGTCTGGGGCTCTCGATGCTGGCGGGTTGCCAGACCGACCCGGGCATCAAGGCGGGCTGGGTCGCGGGCGAGGAGACGTCGCAGGTGATCGCCAGCGAGAAGGACCTTCGCGGTAAACTCCGTACCGGCAAGTACATCGTGAAGCCGTCGACCGCGGACAAGCCGATGGAAGTGACCGTCCCGGTGCGCCTGGTCGAGGGCAAGAAGGCGATCGCGATCCAGTACCGGTACCAGTTCTTCCTGAGCGACGGGACGCCTGTGAAGCACGACAGCGCCTGGCGGACGGCGGAGCTGGAGCCGGACGTGCAGGAGTTCCTGCGGGGCTCGGCGACCGATTACTTCGCGTCAGACTGGAACCTGGAGATCCGTTCCGACCGGTCGCAGTGA
- a CDS encoding MFS transporter: MSFTDTVNTLQPRTRAAELNRQLWWILVAWIFGAWWLWTMQGAAVEIFKKQLNTPTWAFGLFGAMVFVGPLAQLPGSLFIEKFGHRRAFFFVVLIAGRLAWVLIGLIPWLLPGLDAWWWVIFLLLFGVSRLLNDSGGPPWLNWMSDVIPRRIRGTYFAERNRWGLAASLAATTFAGVVLYLADNALWATTFLLILAGIMGTIDILCFLVVPDPGPKHPRRNPAPLRSLLVPLLDREFRPFLGYGFFFAMSASMMGAYGFHYAIFVLEWDSFSLNVFLLAIPFAFKFLITPVWGAVVDKVGKRPVLIMGQLLLLPVPVNWLLMSHDSIWPGYFLVLVANLGWAAIEISSFNIILDLSGSARKPHHQRAGSAYPAINAVVSATGGILGGLIGLVYAINFEGFHYSFTVSSVLNDVDTNVESTLFESQLTFHALIFALAILLRITALLFSIQLHEPRSQGTREAMAFTTSAFYSNIRGGLLAPTRMAGRILEASYRLRR; encoded by the coding sequence GTGTCCTTCACCGACACCGTCAACACCCTGCAACCTCGCACGCGCGCCGCCGAGCTCAACCGCCAGCTCTGGTGGATCCTCGTCGCGTGGATCTTCGGCGCCTGGTGGCTCTGGACCATGCAGGGCGCCGCCGTCGAGATCTTCAAGAAACAACTCAACACCCCCACCTGGGCCTTCGGCCTCTTCGGGGCCATGGTCTTCGTCGGACCCCTCGCCCAGCTACCCGGCAGCCTCTTCATCGAGAAATTCGGCCACCGACGCGCCTTCTTCTTTGTCGTCCTCATCGCCGGACGCCTGGCGTGGGTCCTCATCGGACTCATCCCCTGGCTCCTGCCCGGACTCGACGCCTGGTGGTGGGTCATCTTCCTCCTGCTCTTTGGCGTCAGCCGACTGCTCAACGACTCCGGCGGGCCGCCCTGGCTCAACTGGATGTCCGACGTCATCCCGCGACGCATCCGCGGCACCTACTTCGCCGAACGCAACCGCTGGGGACTCGCCGCCTCCCTCGCCGCCACCACCTTCGCCGGCGTCGTCCTCTACCTCGCCGACAACGCCCTCTGGGCCACCACCTTCCTGCTCATCCTCGCCGGCATCATGGGCACCATCGACATCCTCTGCTTCCTCGTTGTGCCCGACCCCGGACCCAAGCACCCGCGACGCAACCCCGCCCCGCTCCGATCCCTCCTCGTCCCCCTGCTCGACCGCGAGTTCCGACCCTTCCTCGGCTACGGCTTCTTCTTCGCCATGAGCGCCTCCATGATGGGCGCCTACGGCTTCCACTACGCCATCTTCGTCCTCGAGTGGGATTCCTTCTCCCTCAACGTCTTCCTCCTCGCCATCCCCTTCGCCTTCAAGTTCCTCATCACCCCCGTCTGGGGCGCCGTCGTCGACAAGGTCGGCAAACGACCCGTCCTCATCATGGGGCAACTCCTCCTGCTCCCGGTCCCGGTCAACTGGCTGCTCATGTCCCACGACTCGATCTGGCCCGGCTACTTCCTGGTCCTCGTCGCCAACCTCGGCTGGGCCGCCATCGAGATCTCCAGCTTCAACATCATCCTCGACCTCTCGGGCAGCGCCAGAAAACCCCACCACCAACGCGCCGGCTCCGCCTATCCCGCCATCAACGCCGTCGTCTCCGCCACCGGCGGGATCCTTGGCGGGCTCATCGGACTCGTCTACGCCATCAACTTCGAGGGCTTCCACTACAGCTTCACCGTCTCCTCCGTCCTCAACGACGTCGACACCAACGTCGAATCCACCCTCTTCGAGTCCCAACTCACCTTCCACGCCCTCATCTTCGCCCTCGCCATCCTCCTGCGCATCACCGCCCTGCTCTTCTCCATCCAGCTCCACGAACCGCGATCGCAGGGCACCCGCGAGGCCATGGCCTTCACCACCTCCGCCTTCTACTCCAACATCCGAGGCGGGCTGCTCGCGCCCACACGCATGGCAGGCCGGATCCTCGAGGCCTCCTACCGGCTTCGCAGGTAA
- a CDS encoding nucleotide pyrophosphohydrolase: MDDRVTVSALKERVSRFVLERDWGRYHQPKNLAMSVAIEAAELMELFQWDPHENPVRPQNEAERRERVREEMSDVLAYLLSLAAVMEIDVSEAFEAKMASNEERYPASGPGGETGAAER; this comes from the coding sequence ATGGATGATCGTGTGACGGTGTCGGCGTTGAAGGAGCGGGTTTCGCGTTTCGTGCTGGAGCGTGACTGGGGGCGTTATCACCAGCCGAAGAACCTGGCGATGTCGGTGGCGATCGAGGCGGCGGAGCTGATGGAGTTGTTCCAGTGGGACCCGCACGAGAACCCGGTGCGGCCACAGAACGAGGCGGAGCGTCGCGAGCGTGTGAGGGAGGAGATGTCGGACGTGCTGGCGTATCTGCTGTCGCTGGCCGCGGTGATGGAGATTGATGTGTCGGAGGCGTTCGAGGCGAAGATGGCGTCGAACGAGGAGCGTTACCCGGCGAGTGGTCCGGGAGGCGAGACGGGCGCGGCGGAGCGTTAG
- a CDS encoding glycine--tRNA ligase, with protein MTDTATAPHVTPEEKSMEDIVALCKRRGFVYPASDIYGGINGFWDYGPLGTALKNNIRDWWWKQTVECPPIGPDGEPLSVVGLDSAIIQNPKTWEASGHVGGFNDPMVDCTETKKRYRADHVEVLIVEGRGMWAFMENQPDTIAKKLKKAKIAIDDGERKLLTELDVAVYPNIIGPDTDKPGTLTEPRQFNLMFETFVGAIRNDDAKAYLRPETAQGIFLNYKNVVDTMRVKVPFGIAQVGKSFRNEVTPRNFIFRSREFEQMELEWFCAPEDSPKWYDFWKHERMNWWKSLGVTDDNLRFRDHDDDELAHYSRMCVDVEYKYPFSAPSFGELEGVAHRGCFDLTQHQEHSGTKMEYFDQANPDKDKQRYIPNVIEPASGLTRGVLVLLCEAYTPDESRAAKVFMKFKPKFAPIKAGIFPLVNKEGMPEIAHKLYLDLRQKHTVQMDAKQSIGKRYARMDEAGTPFCFTIDGETANDQAVTVRHRDTQAQERVPLDKVTAFLDEQLAD; from the coding sequence ATGACCGACACCGCCACCGCCCCCCACGTCACCCCCGAAGAAAAATCGATGGAAGACATCGTCGCGCTCTGCAAACGACGCGGCTTCGTCTACCCCGCTTCCGACATCTATGGCGGCATCAACGGCTTCTGGGACTACGGCCCGCTCGGCACAGCCCTCAAGAACAACATCCGCGACTGGTGGTGGAAACAGACCGTCGAGTGCCCGCCCATCGGGCCCGATGGCGAACCGCTCTCCGTCGTCGGACTCGACTCCGCCATCATCCAGAACCCCAAAACCTGGGAAGCCTCCGGACACGTCGGCGGCTTCAACGACCCCATGGTCGACTGCACCGAGACCAAAAAACGCTACCGCGCCGACCACGTCGAGGTCCTGATCGTCGAGGGCAGGGGCATGTGGGCCTTCATGGAGAACCAGCCCGACACCATCGCCAAGAAACTCAAGAAGGCCAAGATCGCGATCGACGACGGCGAGCGCAAACTCCTTACCGAACTCGACGTCGCCGTCTACCCCAACATCATCGGGCCCGACACCGACAAGCCCGGCACCCTCACCGAGCCACGCCAGTTCAACCTCATGTTCGAGACCTTCGTCGGCGCCATCCGCAACGACGACGCCAAGGCCTACCTCCGCCCCGAGACCGCGCAGGGCATCTTCCTCAACTACAAGAACGTCGTCGATACCATGCGCGTCAAAGTGCCCTTCGGCATCGCCCAGGTCGGCAAGTCCTTCCGCAACGAGGTCACGCCCCGCAACTTCATCTTCCGCTCACGCGAGTTCGAGCAGATGGAACTCGAGTGGTTCTGCGCCCCCGAAGACTCCCCCAAGTGGTACGACTTCTGGAAGCACGAACGCATGAACTGGTGGAAGTCGCTCGGCGTCACCGACGACAACCTCCGCTTCCGCGATCACGACGACGACGAACTCGCCCACTACTCCAGGATGTGCGTCGACGTCGAGTATAAGTACCCCTTCTCCGCGCCGAGCTTCGGCGAACTCGAGGGCGTCGCCCACCGCGGCTGCTTCGACCTCACCCAGCACCAGGAGCACTCCGGCACCAAGATGGAGTACTTCGACCAGGCCAACCCCGACAAGGACAAGCAGCGCTACATCCCCAACGTCATCGAACCCGCCTCCGGACTCACCCGAGGCGTGCTCGTCCTGCTCTGCGAGGCCTACACGCCCGACGAGTCGCGCGCCGCCAAGGTCTTCATGAAGTTCAAGCCGAAGTTCGCCCCCATCAAGGCCGGCATCTTCCCCCTCGTCAACAAAGAGGGCATGCCCGAGATCGCGCACAAGCTCTACCTCGACCTCCGCCAGAAACACACCGTCCAGATGGACGCCAAGCAGTCCATCGGCAAACGCTACGCACGCATGGACGAAGCCGGAACCCCCTTCTGCTTCACCATCGATGGCGAAACCGCCAACGATCAGGCCGTCACCGTCCGGCACCGCGACACCCAGGCCCAGGAACGCGTTCCGCTCGACAAGGTCACCGCCTTCCTCGACGAACAACTGGCCGACTGA
- a CDS encoding class I SAM-dependent DNA methyltransferase, giving the protein MTPRLYQDLAHLWPCLSPPEDYTAEAQIIHDLLTEHFGDRRLNLLELGAGGGHTLYHLKHHHNCTASDLSPEMLAQCQALNPEVPTIVADMRSAQLNQTFDAILIHDAIDYLLSIDDINQTLRTAHDHLRPNGLLLVAPTETADTFEHASATDRHTTDTHDYALTSTLERPHTPHTFRLTLDITITDRATQAAEHITDHHTCGLFPRSAWLEQLHDAGFVATPRETQLTWTLFHAVRP; this is encoded by the coding sequence ATGACACCACGCCTCTACCAGGACCTCGCCCACCTCTGGCCCTGCCTCTCCCCGCCCGAGGACTACACCGCCGAGGCCCAGATCATCCACGACCTGCTGACCGAGCACTTCGGCGACCGCCGACTCAACCTCCTCGAGCTCGGCGCCGGCGGCGGACACACCCTCTACCACCTCAAACACCACCACAACTGCACCGCCTCAGACCTCTCACCCGAGATGCTCGCCCAGTGCCAGGCCCTCAACCCCGAGGTCCCCACCATCGTCGCCGACATGCGCTCCGCACAACTCAACCAGACCTTCGACGCCATCCTTATCCACGACGCCATCGACTACCTCCTCTCCATCGACGACATCAACCAAACCCTCCGCACCGCCCACGACCACCTCAGGCCCAACGGCCTCCTGCTCGTCGCCCCGACCGAGACCGCCGACACCTTCGAGCACGCCTCCGCCACCGACCGCCACACCACCGATACCCACGACTACGCCCTCACCTCGACCCTCGAGCGGCCCCACACCCCCCACACCTTCCGGCTCACCCTCGACATCACCATCACCGACCGCGCCACCCAGGCCGCCGAGCACATCACCGACCACCACACCTGCGGCCTCTTTCCCAGGTCCGCCTGGCTCGAACAACTCCACGACGCCGGCTTTGTCGCCACCCCGCGCGAGACCCAACTCACCTGGACCCTCTTCCACGCCGTCCGGCCCTGA
- the efp gene encoding elongation factor P has translation MKANEVRTGMALEMDGQIWMVVNLDHVKPGKGPAYSQVKLKNLQTGNHIEKRLRSSEDVTQATLDKRDMEYLYSDGSGAVFMDNETYDQLNVNEDVLGDVLSYIKPNTVITALVYQGNVMSVQPPPTVDLEVSDTPPGIKGATATNQLKEAILETGLKTRVPPFINNGDVVRISTDTGEYLSRQNG, from the coding sequence GTGAAGGCGAACGAAGTCAGAACAGGAATGGCCCTCGAGATGGACGGGCAGATCTGGATGGTCGTCAACCTCGATCACGTGAAGCCGGGCAAGGGGCCCGCCTACTCGCAGGTCAAACTCAAAAACCTCCAGACCGGCAACCACATCGAGAAACGACTCCGCTCCAGCGAAGACGTCACCCAGGCCACCCTCGATAAACGCGACATGGAGTACCTCTACTCCGACGGCTCCGGCGCCGTCTTCATGGACAACGAGACCTACGACCAGCTCAACGTCAACGAGGACGTCCTTGGCGACGTGCTCTCCTACATCAAGCCCAACACCGTCATCACCGCGCTCGTCTACCAGGGCAACGTCATGAGCGTCCAGCCCCCGCCCACCGTCGACCTCGAGGTCTCCGACACGCCCCCGGGCATCAAGGGCGCCACCGCCACCAACCAGCTCAAGGAAGCCATCCTCGAAACCGGACTCAAAACACGCGTGCCACCCTTCATCAACAACGGCGACGTCGTTCGCATCTCCACCGACACCGGTGAATACCTCTCACGACAAAACGGCTGA
- the truD gene encoding tRNA pseudouridine(13) synthase TruD, whose protein sequence is MSLTENLALLTDDHPGIGGVIKERPEDFIVEEQPLYEPAGEGEHLYLYIEKRKLTTADAVRRIAKAFRVGRRDVGYAGLKDKHALTRQLVSVYLPGRTAEQENEYLERVDMPPRLRVVWHDRHANKLRRGHHAGNRFIIRVRRVKPTDVIHANAILQQLEQRGAPNYLGQQRFGYRDNAHLIGAALLQQRYQDLLDTLLGKPLPIENENLQAARRAYDQGDYDTALEHCPRSLRHDRQALEALRQGKTAEQTVQTIDMTQRQLYISALQGAAFNAVLDSRIRENRFDRLVPGDLAWKHDNGSVFAVDKQTADTENAPGGRIHSHLVSPSGPMWGPRMIKPEGDILNRELLALEQLGVGERDLEAAGKHDVGGGRRALRVFAQELQIESGADEHGPYIETSFTLPRGAFATMILREVMKNDVPDASLERLRPDPDKPQG, encoded by the coding sequence ATGTCACTCACCGAAAACCTCGCCCTGCTCACCGACGACCACCCCGGCATCGGTGGCGTGATCAAAGAACGCCCCGAAGACTTCATCGTCGAGGAACAACCCCTCTACGAACCCGCCGGCGAAGGTGAACACCTCTACCTCTACATCGAGAAACGCAAACTCACCACCGCCGACGCCGTCCGACGCATCGCCAAAGCCTTCCGCGTCGGCCGCCGCGACGTCGGGTACGCAGGCCTCAAGGACAAGCACGCGCTGACCCGCCAGCTCGTCTCCGTCTACCTGCCCGGCCGAACAGCCGAGCAGGAAAACGAGTACCTCGAACGCGTCGACATGCCCCCGCGCCTGCGCGTCGTCTGGCACGACCGACACGCCAACAAACTCCGACGCGGTCACCACGCCGGCAACCGCTTCATCATCCGCGTCCGACGCGTCAAGCCCACCGACGTGATCCACGCCAACGCCATCCTCCAGCAGCTCGAACAACGCGGCGCCCCCAACTACCTCGGCCAGCAACGCTTCGGCTACCGCGACAACGCCCACCTCATCGGCGCCGCACTCCTCCAGCAACGCTATCAGGACCTGCTCGACACCCTCCTGGGCAAACCCCTGCCCATCGAGAACGAAAACCTCCAGGCCGCACGACGCGCCTATGACCAGGGCGACTACGACACCGCCCTCGAACACTGCCCACGCTCCCTGCGCCACGACCGCCAGGCCCTCGAAGCGCTCCGGCAGGGCAAGACCGCCGAGCAGACCGTCCAGACCATCGACATGACCCAGCGGCAGCTCTACATCTCCGCGCTCCAGGGCGCCGCCTTCAACGCCGTCCTCGACAGCCGCATCCGCGAGAACCGATTCGACCGGCTCGTCCCCGGCGACCTCGCCTGGAAGCACGACAACGGCTCCGTCTTCGCCGTCGACAAGCAGACCGCCGACACGGAAAACGCGCCCGGCGGACGCATCCACAGCCACCTCGTCTCGCCCAGCGGGCCCATGTGGGGGCCCCGGATGATCAAGCCCGAGGGCGACATCCTCAACCGCGAACTGCTCGCGCTCGAACAGCTCGGCGTCGGCGAACGCGACCTCGAAGCCGCCGGCAAGCACGACGTCGGCGGCGGACGACGTGCCCTCCGCGTCTTCGCGCAGGAACTCCAGATCGAGTCCGGTGCCGACGAGCACGGGCCCTACATCGAGACCAGCTTCACCCTCCCACGCGGCGCCTTCGCCACCATGATCCTCCGCGAGGTCATGAAAAACGACGTACCCGACGCCTCCCTCGAACGACTCCGACCCGACCCCGACAAGCCGCAGGGGTGA
- the ilvE gene encoding branched-chain-amino-acid transaminase produces the protein MPTRSSGTTDPPSIPAGKRVWIDGQLVPSEQATVSVFDHGVLYGDGVFEGIRVYNGRVFKLATHIKRLHESARAIRLDLPYTADQIAEAVRATVLANQQHNGYVRLCVTRGPGTLGLTPFRCPRPVMFIIADDIRLYPEQMYSDGMAIITASTIRNHPAALSPRIKSLNYLNNILAKIEAIDAGVMEAVMLNAQGFVAECTADNIFIVRQDDRETVVRTPPLHAGILDGITKQTVEHIARAAGLRMEATDMTRHDLYTADEVFITGSAAEIMPVTQIDGRTILDGKPGPITRKLIEAFHQLVSNDAPED, from the coding sequence ATCCCGACACGCTCCTCCGGCACGACCGACCCGCCGTCGATCCCCGCCGGGAAGCGCGTCTGGATCGACGGCCAGCTCGTGCCCTCCGAACAGGCCACCGTCAGCGTCTTCGACCATGGCGTGCTCTATGGCGACGGGGTCTTCGAGGGCATCCGCGTCTACAACGGACGCGTCTTCAAACTCGCCACCCACATCAAACGGCTCCACGAATCCGCCCGCGCCATACGGCTCGACCTCCCCTACACCGCCGACCAGATCGCCGAGGCCGTCCGCGCCACCGTCCTGGCCAACCAGCAGCACAACGGCTACGTCCGGCTCTGCGTCACCCGCGGGCCCGGCACCCTCGGCCTCACCCCCTTCCGATGCCCGCGCCCGGTCATGTTCATCATCGCCGACGACATCCGCCTCTACCCCGAGCAGATGTACAGCGACGGCATGGCGATCATCACCGCCTCCACCATCCGCAACCACCCCGCCGCCCTCTCCCCACGCATCAAGAGCCTCAACTACCTCAACAACATCCTCGCCAAGATCGAGGCCATCGACGCGGGCGTCATGGAAGCCGTCATGCTCAACGCTCAGGGCTTCGTCGCCGAGTGCACCGCCGACAACATCTTCATCGTCCGCCAGGACGACCGCGAGACCGTCGTCCGCACACCCCCCCTCCACGCCGGCATCCTCGACGGCATCACCAAGCAGACCGTCGAACACATCGCCCGCGCCGCCGGCCTCCGCATGGAAGCCACCGACATGACCCGCCACGACCTCTACACCGCCGACGAGGTCTTCATCACCGGCTCCGCCGCCGAGATCATGCCCGTCACCCAGATCGACGGCCGAACCATCCTCGACGGCAAGCCCGGCCCGATCACACGCAAACTCATCGAGGCCTTCCACCAGCTCGTCAGCAACGACGCCCCCGAAGACTGA
- the tsf gene encoding translation elongation factor Ts: protein MAITAKDVMALRKATGLGMMESKAALEEAGGEFDAAVELVRKKGLAKMDTRTDRESAEGRIAIKVSDDKTKAAIAAVHTETDFTANNEDFIKMVEGVADEALKADAGPVEKTDAMQTLIDDVRVTTKENAQFGKAEVLGGAGTRIGSYLHHNGKVGVLIEVDGEASDELLSDLCMHVTAIVPAPLGVNPEDVPQEAIDKEREIAIGQAMESGKPKEIAEKMVEGKMRKYLDTVVLLRQPFVKDDKKQIQDLLPKGSTIKKFVRYQVGG, encoded by the coding sequence ATGGCGATCACCGCCAAGGACGTAATGGCCCTCCGCAAAGCAACGGGCCTCGGGATGATGGAAAGCAAGGCCGCCCTCGAAGAGGCAGGCGGCGAATTCGACGCAGCCGTCGAACTCGTCCGCAAGAAGGGCCTCGCCAAGATGGACACGCGCACCGACCGCGAGTCCGCCGAAGGCCGCATCGCCATCAAGGTCAGCGACGACAAGACCAAGGCCGCCATCGCCGCCGTCCACACCGAAACCGACTTCACCGCCAACAACGAGGACTTCATCAAGATGGTCGAGGGCGTCGCCGACGAAGCCCTCAAGGCCGACGCTGGCCCGGTCGAGAAGACCGACGCCATGCAGACCCTCATCGATGACGTCCGCGTCACCACCAAGGAAAACGCCCAGTTCGGCAAGGCCGAGGTCCTCGGCGGGGCCGGCACACGCATCGGCTCCTACCTCCACCACAACGGCAAAGTCGGCGTCCTCATCGAGGTCGATGGCGAAGCCTCCGACGAGCTGCTCTCCGACCTCTGCATGCACGTCACCGCCATCGTCCCGGCACCCCTTGGCGTCAACCCCGAGGACGTCCCCCAGGAAGCCATCGACAAGGAACGCGAGATCGCCATCGGGCAGGCCATGGAGTCCGGCAAGCCCAAGGAAATCGCCGAGAAGATGGTCGAGGGCAAGATGCGCAAGTACCTCGACACCGTCGTCCTCCTCCGCCAGCCCTTCGTCAAGGACGACAAGAAGCAGATCCAGGACCTCCTGCCCAAGGGCAGCACCATCAAGAAGTTCGTCCGCTATCAGGTGGGCGGCTGA